Proteins encoded in a region of the Pseudothermotoga elfii DSM 9442 = NBRC 107921 genome:
- a CDS encoding FadR/GntR family transcriptional regulator, with protein sequence MMKKTSSEWLKNEIIRYIVRMGLRPDEKLPSERELSEMFSVSRTTVREAVKMLEEKGIVKVEAPKGIFVSSEPHELIFEVSFSTKFAPTKNFIIDLLRVRGAMEELAVELTIMNSRDAEIFRAVEDLKTLNLVDPDQDMKFHRRFFEMSGNAVLMNFFEAFNDLLSVIWHPPFVERTFGRASLPYHKDLLQAIADRNLHSAKDAVRKIIETDIKILISS encoded by the coding sequence ATGATGAAAAAGACTTCGTCTGAGTGGTTAAAAAACGAGATAATCAGATATATAGTGAGAATGGGTTTAAGACCAGACGAGAAACTTCCCTCTGAAAGAGAACTTTCAGAGATGTTTTCTGTAAGTCGAACTACGGTACGTGAAGCGGTGAAAATGTTAGAAGAGAAAGGGATTGTTAAAGTAGAAGCTCCAAAGGGAATATTTGTTTCAAGTGAACCACATGAATTGATTTTCGAAGTCTCTTTTTCGACAAAATTTGCCCCTACAAAAAATTTCATAATAGATCTGCTCAGAGTTAGAGGTGCAATGGAGGAGCTTGCAGTAGAACTTACTATAATGAACTCAAGAGATGCCGAAATATTCAGAGCTGTTGAAGATCTTAAGACCCTTAACCTGGTTGACCCAGATCAGGATATGAAATTTCACAGAAGATTTTTTGAGATGTCTGGAAATGCGGTTTTGATGAATTTCTTTGAGGCTTTTAATGATCTATTAAGTGTGATATGGCATCCACCGTTTGTCGAAAGAACTTTTGGTAGGGCAAGCCTACCCTACCATAAAGATCTTCTCCAGGCCATCGCCGATAGAAATTTGCATTCTGCGAAAGATGCAGTTAGAAAGATTATAGAAACAGATATCAAAATCCTGATTTCTTCATAG
- the aar gene encoding bifunctional L-alanine/L-glutamate racemase: MDITKILHSFGENGFSYSPVSIPIYETSIFSFESFEQFQESLLSEFDAHLYTRGKNPTVEVLEKKIAALEKAESAKLFSSGIAAVSAATMAFLKSGDHVVCVKDAYGWTNRLFSQYLNRFGVEVTFVDGKNPDDFIKSTKSNTKLFFLESPTTFTFQLQDLSAIAEFAKDKNIKTVIDNTWATPLFQNPIELGIDIVVHSASKYIGGHSDVVAGIVAGNERDIRYIFNTEFMNIGAAPGPFEAWLLLRGLRTIHVRMQKHMENTLKIVDFLKTVKEVEDIYYPLYEKHPQYELAKKQMRGGSGLLSIKLRVDSIEKIIKFTNALKIFRKAVSWGGYESLVMPYAATNREGLTEKNKIVRLHIGLENSEILIEDLQQAFFAMKKSGF; the protein is encoded by the coding sequence ATGGATATAACAAAAATTCTGCATAGCTTCGGTGAAAATGGATTTTCGTACTCTCCAGTCAGTATACCGATTTACGAAACCTCTATATTTTCTTTTGAAAGTTTCGAGCAATTTCAGGAATCTTTGCTAAGTGAATTTGATGCACATCTTTATACGCGAGGCAAAAATCCCACAGTTGAAGTGCTTGAAAAGAAAATTGCCGCGCTTGAAAAAGCAGAAAGTGCAAAACTTTTTTCATCCGGAATAGCCGCTGTCAGCGCAGCTACAATGGCTTTCTTGAAGAGTGGAGATCATGTTGTATGTGTGAAAGATGCTTATGGCTGGACCAACAGGCTTTTTTCGCAATATTTAAATCGTTTTGGTGTGGAAGTCACTTTTGTAGATGGAAAAAATCCGGACGATTTTATAAAAAGTACAAAATCTAATACAAAATTGTTTTTTTTAGAAAGTCCAACAACTTTTACTTTTCAACTTCAAGACCTATCAGCCATCGCAGAGTTCGCTAAGGACAAAAATATAAAAACAGTTATTGATAATACCTGGGCAACACCATTGTTTCAAAACCCAATAGAGCTCGGGATAGACATCGTTGTTCATTCTGCAAGCAAATATATAGGAGGCCATAGCGATGTCGTAGCTGGTATCGTTGCAGGAAATGAACGGGATATTCGCTATATTTTTAACACAGAATTCATGAATATCGGTGCTGCTCCAGGGCCATTTGAAGCCTGGCTTTTGCTCAGGGGATTACGCACTATCCATGTGAGGATGCAAAAACACATGGAAAATACTTTGAAGATTGTGGATTTCTTAAAAACAGTTAAAGAAGTAGAAGACATTTATTACCCACTGTATGAAAAACATCCTCAATATGAACTTGCAAAGAAACAGATGAGAGGCGGCAGTGGTTTGCTGAGTATCAAACTCAGAGTGGATAGTATCGAGAAAATTATCAAATTTACAAATGCTCTGAAAATCTTCAGAAAGGCTGTAAGCTGGGGAGGCTACGAAAGCCTTGTTATGCCCTATGCTGCTACTAATAGAGAAGGTTTAACTGAGAAAAACAAAATCGTGCGTTTGCACATAGGGTTAGAGAATTCAGAGATACTTATCGAAGATCTCCAGCAAGCTTTTTTTGCTATGAAGAAATCAGGATTTTGA
- a CDS encoding carbohydrate ABC transporter permease, translating into MKNLLLVLKIIALGIFLICALFPLYWTLITSLKDATEIYTYPITYWPKNVSFENYKYLLRSLNFSKYTLNSVFVSIVSALSALIVASFSGYVLARKKFRGSKMIFFTLFITQIIPGFMLMSSIYVMLGPIGMVDNLLVLIFIYTGMMTPFSSIMMKGFFERIPESIEEAALIDGCKRHQMLFKVIFPVTAPGLAATFCFAFVNCWNELFLAIMLLNSEHKKTIPVGLNSFVGKADIDWGAMSAGVIIALLPAMLIFAFAQKYIVQGLTQGAVKE; encoded by the coding sequence ATGAAAAATCTTCTTCTGGTTTTAAAAATCATTGCTCTTGGTATTTTTCTAATTTGTGCTTTGTTTCCGCTTTACTGGACACTAATAACTTCATTAAAGGATGCCACAGAAATTTATACTTACCCGATCACATACTGGCCAAAAAATGTATCTTTTGAAAATTACAAATATCTTCTGAGATCGCTCAATTTTAGCAAGTACACGCTTAACAGTGTCTTTGTTTCAATTGTCTCTGCCCTGAGTGCATTGATCGTTGCTTCTTTCAGTGGCTATGTGCTCGCGAGGAAAAAATTCCGCGGCAGCAAAATGATTTTTTTCACGCTCTTTATTACTCAGATCATCCCCGGATTTATGCTGATGTCTTCTATCTACGTTATGCTCGGACCAATTGGAATGGTTGACAATTTGCTGGTTTTAATTTTCATATATACTGGAATGATGACACCATTTTCATCTATAATGATGAAAGGCTTTTTTGAGAGAATACCTGAAAGCATCGAAGAAGCCGCGTTGATAGATGGATGTAAAAGACACCAGATGCTTTTCAAAGTTATCTTTCCTGTTACTGCTCCTGGACTTGCAGCCACATTTTGTTTTGCTTTTGTCAATTGCTGGAATGAGCTTTTTTTAGCGATAATGCTCTTAAACAGCGAACACAAAAAAACAATACCTGTTGGGCTAAACTCCTTTGTTGGAAAAGCAGATATAGACTGGGGAGCCATGTCAGCAGGTGTCATTATCGCATTATTGCCGGCGATGCTTATTTTCGCTTTTGCTCAAAAATATATTGTTCAAGGTTTAACTCAAGGTGCTGTTAAGGAGTGA
- a CDS encoding carbohydrate ABC transporter permease, whose translation MRKEKNFVLNMILPTLLLISLVIFVPAIRSLLMAFQDYNMYFLTKKFIGFKNFCDAFKDPLFLLAIKNTFIWVFVSLIVQFSLGFSLALLLRKPFKGRSIYTGLVFYPWAVSGFVIGLQYRWMFHGSAGVINDLLLRAGLISERIAFLSDPKYALYSAIIANIWYGVPFFAIMLLAALQSVPQELYEAAKIDGANSFRRFISVTIPYVKPVIVNTTLIRFIWIFNFPDIIFSMTNGGPAGSSHILSTLLISKVYNEYNYGIASAIGVTIMAILVLYSYFYLKFSRSEGGF comes from the coding sequence GTGCGAAAAGAGAAAAACTTCGTATTGAACATGATTCTCCCTACACTGCTTTTAATTTCTCTTGTCATTTTTGTACCTGCCATAAGATCTTTACTTATGGCATTTCAGGATTACAACATGTACTTTTTAACTAAAAAATTCATTGGCTTCAAAAACTTTTGTGATGCTTTCAAAGATCCTCTGTTTTTGTTAGCTATAAAAAATACATTTATATGGGTTTTTGTTTCTTTGATTGTGCAGTTTTCACTGGGTTTTTCACTGGCTCTTTTGCTCAGAAAACCTTTCAAAGGGAGAAGTATTTACACAGGACTCGTTTTTTATCCATGGGCTGTTTCTGGCTTTGTAATAGGACTTCAATACAGGTGGATGTTTCACGGGTCTGCCGGTGTGATAAACGATCTTTTATTGAGAGCTGGATTGATAAGTGAAAGAATAGCTTTTCTTTCTGATCCAAAATATGCACTTTATTCTGCGATTATCGCAAATATCTGGTATGGCGTGCCATTTTTTGCAATAATGCTTCTCGCTGCTCTACAATCGGTACCTCAGGAACTGTATGAAGCAGCCAAGATAGATGGGGCCAATTCTTTCAGGCGTTTTATCAGCGTAACTATTCCATACGTGAAGCCAGTGATAGTAAACACGACGCTGATCAGATTTATCTGGATTTTCAATTTTCCCGATATCATTTTCTCAATGACCAATGGAGGACCAGCCGGAAGCTCACACATACTTTCTACTCTCCTCATAAGCAAGGTCTACAATGAATATAATTACGGAATTGCCTCGGCAATAGGAGTAACTATAATGGCAATACTTGTTTTGTATTCGTACTTTTATCTCAAGTTTTCACGCAGTGAGGGTGGATTTTGA
- a CDS encoding ABC transporter substrate-binding protein has product MRRFLTISLVFFAVVFMFSITLTMVETITSPARTELLRQLLDEFEKAHPDIKVELISPPYESSDQKLIMMLNTKQKVDVFEVRDNFLAIHANNKNLADLTDFATSWSGWDDLLDLTKKAATKIDGKVYYIPYGFFIKALFYRKDILEQNNMPVPKTMEELYEYAKKLTSPSENKYGFAFRGGSSEHSFSEIVIMSYVPNIDPNPDRGYLTTDGIPYHDTPGAIEGLKMWINLYRDCSPKDSLNWGWAEQVNGFVSGMTPFLIQDPDTVPIVERRLGDSNLYGVAPMPVGPHGKVYLDYGNAGWGIASYSKYKKEAWELIKFLSSPEVNARFSKLNGTIPNCKSAFSDPYYATGPYKAWYEELTNPDKYVFYERPVHMPGFPAYAEKHKNDIQNIILGRKNLNEAVKEWADFWKKEYNLAK; this is encoded by the coding sequence ATGAGGCGTTTTTTAACAATCTCTCTGGTATTTTTTGCTGTCGTATTCATGTTTAGCATTACACTTACAATGGTTGAAACAATTACAAGTCCTGCCAGAACAGAATTGCTCAGGCAACTTCTTGACGAATTTGAAAAGGCACACCCAGATATCAAAGTTGAACTGATTTCCCCACCTTACGAAAGTTCAGATCAAAAGCTTATAATGATGCTGAACACAAAACAGAAAGTTGATGTGTTTGAAGTAAGAGATAATTTTCTGGCAATTCATGCAAACAACAAGAACCTGGCAGATTTAACCGATTTTGCCACTTCCTGGAGTGGATGGGACGATCTTTTAGATCTGACAAAGAAAGCCGCTACTAAAATTGATGGGAAAGTTTATTACATACCTTATGGATTTTTCATAAAAGCACTTTTCTACAGAAAAGATATCCTTGAACAAAATAACATGCCTGTTCCAAAAACTATGGAAGAACTTTATGAATATGCTAAAAAATTGACCAGCCCTTCTGAAAATAAATACGGTTTTGCTTTCAGAGGAGGATCAAGTGAGCACTCTTTTTCAGAGATAGTTATAATGTCATATGTTCCCAATATCGACCCTAACCCAGACAGAGGATATCTTACAACAGACGGAATTCCGTATCACGATACACCTGGCGCAATTGAAGGGTTAAAAATGTGGATTAATCTGTACAGGGATTGCTCGCCAAAAGATTCGCTTAACTGGGGATGGGCAGAACAGGTAAATGGTTTTGTTTCTGGCATGACGCCTTTTTTGATACAGGATCCCGATACTGTTCCAATAGTTGAGCGAAGACTTGGGGATAGCAATCTTTACGGTGTTGCCCCAATGCCTGTCGGACCTCACGGAAAAGTTTATTTAGACTATGGAAATGCTGGTTGGGGTATTGCTTCTTATTCAAAATATAAAAAAGAAGCCTGGGAATTGATTAAGTTCCTGTCTTCACCAGAAGTGAACGCTCGTTTTTCAAAACTCAACGGTACAATACCAAATTGCAAATCTGCGTTTTCTGATCCATACTACGCGACAGGCCCATACAAAGCCTGGTATGAGGAACTGACAAATCCTGATAAATACGTTTTTTACGAAAGACCTGTCCATATGCCGGGTTTCCCAGCTTACGCAGAGAAGCACAAAAACGACATTCAAAATATCATACTTGGAAGAAAAAATTTGAATGAAGCCGTAAAAGAGTGGGCTGATTTCTGGAAAAAAGAATACAACCTAGCAAAATGA
- a CDS encoding cupin domain-containing protein — protein MIYDMNSAKIVVKNEAVDARKIYEKHVVVAHISIQPNKVLEKHSSDTDALMYVLEGKAKVTINDQTVLLSKDQIVEFPKNVMHEIENIGNDVLRILVFKYPEE, from the coding sequence ATGATTTATGATATGAACAGCGCAAAGATTGTTGTAAAAAACGAAGCCGTCGATGCAAGAAAAATATACGAAAAACATGTTGTTGTAGCGCACATTTCCATACAGCCCAATAAAGTTCTGGAGAAACACTCTTCTGATACAGATGCTTTGATGTATGTCCTTGAGGGAAAAGCGAAAGTCACAATAAATGATCAAACGGTACTTTTATCGAAAGACCAAATAGTTGAATTTCCAAAAAATGTAATGCATGAGATTGAAAACATAGGTAATGATGTTCTGAGAATACTGGTGTTCAAATACCCCGAAGAGTGA
- a CDS encoding exopolysaccharide biosynthesis polyprenyl glycosylphosphotransferase gives MKKRFMSLKTSVFLLQLFSLIAVQLLIIPWRTFYIYAFLNVFLFVVIYSFKGYEVDILSSLSSCFISYILGSFFAHLIMLLIVLLTSVSFSQKMFLVSFLLSAIYFPIISNILWNIQFKKIKPQYYLVIGTNERIKAIMAEIEKASLGKIRVYAYTNPHTVAMEEKIKLSAVIDKLLIADPSLEPQAQDLIMQARQNGKRVIYLPHLAEDTLKRIPVELLELFEEYYKAVFQREYMPSPAKRILDIAGSIVGLVLFSPLVILISICILLEDGLPVIFRQKRIGLNLEPFTIHKFRTMKGENKEAKLASQEVHRMMKISKWMRPFRLDEIPQFYDILIGKMSIVGPRPEQPEFVDRYSALIPFYSYRHNIKPGLTGWAQINYPYSETIEETRVKLSYDLWYVKNRNILIDLKIILQTLYTVFFKKGGR, from the coding sequence GTGAAGAAGCGGTTTATGTCCTTGAAAACGTCGGTGTTTTTATTACAATTGTTTTCTTTGATAGCTGTTCAGCTATTAATAATCCCGTGGAGAACTTTTTACATATATGCTTTCTTAAATGTTTTTTTATTTGTTGTCATTTACTCTTTCAAGGGTTATGAAGTGGATATACTTTCCAGTCTGAGTAGCTGTTTCATATCTTATATTCTTGGCTCATTTTTTGCTCATCTCATTATGTTACTGATAGTTTTGTTAACCTCAGTTTCTTTCTCACAGAAAATGTTTCTGGTATCATTTTTGCTCAGTGCTATTTATTTTCCAATAATTTCAAATATTTTATGGAATATTCAGTTCAAGAAGATAAAACCTCAGTACTATCTTGTAATCGGTACGAACGAAAGAATTAAGGCAATCATGGCAGAAATAGAAAAAGCATCTTTGGGAAAGATAAGAGTTTATGCCTACACAAATCCTCATACGGTTGCTATGGAAGAAAAAATAAAGCTTTCTGCGGTAATTGATAAATTGTTGATTGCTGATCCTTCCTTGGAGCCACAGGCACAAGATTTAATAATGCAAGCCAGGCAGAATGGAAAGCGGGTGATCTACTTACCTCATTTAGCTGAAGACACCCTTAAAAGAATCCCTGTTGAATTGCTGGAGCTTTTCGAGGAATACTACAAAGCGGTTTTTCAACGAGAATATATGCCAAGTCCTGCAAAGAGAATTTTAGACATAGCTGGAAGTATTGTTGGACTGGTTCTTTTTTCTCCACTGGTGATTCTTATATCAATTTGCATACTGCTTGAAGATGGCCTACCTGTTATTTTTCGCCAGAAGAGAATTGGATTAAATTTAGAACCATTTACAATACACAAGTTCAGAACCATGAAAGGAGAGAACAAAGAGGCAAAATTGGCCAGTCAAGAAGTCCATAGAATGATGAAAATAAGTAAATGGATGCGGCCATTCAGGCTTGATGAAATTCCACAGTTTTATGACATTTTAATAGGAAAAATGAGTATAGTAGGTCCAAGACCGGAACAACCAGAATTTGTTGACCGCTATAGTGCCCTGATACCTTTTTATAGTTACCGTCATAACATAAAACCGGGCCTGACTGGCTGGGCGCAGATAAACTATCCTTATTCAGAAACAATAGAAGAAACCAGAGTCAAGCTAAGCTATGATTTGTGGTACGTAAAAAACCGAAATATATTGATCGATCTGAAAATCATATTACAAACACTTTATACAGTATTCTTTAAAAAAGGTGGTAGATAA
- a CDS encoding coiled-coil domain-containing protein has translation MKARILIVLFVLICMFLLAKDVFYITEFESKTEYEIEYMLDSELHTWVGKKEYIDIHSEKFDLILSILQKNKGYVDKLENQLETSNKQVEDLQNQLESMTASVTNLQTSLHERDRLIADLENQLRKKDDMINNLKQQLQNQENINKSQKELIEKKDEYISILEGTVPATATKLVKEKDEQIFMLTDQLSDAQASITTLQEMLYQREKQIEELEEELANANEQIQSLTMLLETAEGSVTNLTDALQQKQDQIDALVKKLADSQKREEQLRNKLSESLSTLNSLRELWLKAQDAVFQWKNFNEEAKQMIEQLGNSLSSE, from the coding sequence ATGAAAGCAAGGATCCTTATAGTTTTGTTTGTTTTAATCTGTATGTTTTTGCTTGCAAAAGACGTGTTTTATATTACGGAATTCGAAAGCAAAACTGAGTACGAAATTGAATATATGCTCGATTCAGAGTTGCATACCTGGGTGGGAAAGAAAGAGTATATCGATATACACAGCGAGAAATTTGATCTAATTCTGTCGATTCTTCAGAAAAACAAAGGATATGTTGACAAGCTGGAAAATCAATTAGAAACATCGAACAAGCAGGTAGAAGATCTTCAAAATCAGCTTGAAAGTATGACTGCCAGTGTAACAAATCTGCAGACGTCTTTACATGAAAGAGACAGGTTAATAGCTGACCTGGAAAATCAGCTTAGAAAAAAAGATGATATGATAAACAATTTGAAACAGCAACTCCAGAATCAAGAAAATATCAACAAAAGTCAAAAAGAGTTAATTGAGAAAAAAGATGAATATATTTCTATTTTAGAAGGTACAGTACCTGCTACAGCAACAAAGCTTGTAAAAGAAAAAGATGAGCAAATATTCATGTTAACTGATCAACTCTCGGATGCACAAGCTTCCATAACAACTTTGCAGGAAATGCTTTATCAAAGAGAGAAACAAATCGAAGAATTGGAAGAAGAATTGGCAAATGCAAACGAACAAATTCAGTCTCTCACGATGCTTCTTGAAACAGCCGAGGGTTCTGTGACAAATCTGACAGATGCCCTGCAACAAAAACAAGATCAGATAGATGCTTTGGTAAAGAAGTTGGCAGATTCGCAAAAAAGGGAAGAACAGCTGCGAAATAAGTTATCAGAATCTTTATCAACATTGAATTCACTTCGGGAACTGTGGCTAAAGGCTCAGGATGCTGTATTTCAGTGGAAAAATTTCAATGAGGAAGCCAAACAAATGATAGAGCAATTGGGCAATAGTTTGTCGAGCGAATAA
- the argH gene encoding argininosuccinate lyase: protein MRFSQVYKNIVLDSSFENWKKMIDHYHQLNKAHLLMLHKCRILPDDVVFKIATGLKKLQNEKVKELPENVEDLVLLFEKKLGDLMGEDVAGFLHTARSRNDIDATIFRMALRNVLIQFEKELLNLIKQFIRKAGQNIDTVFLLYTHGQPAQPSSFAHYLLAFSGELTQVSKKLIETFDIVNECPMGAGAITTTGFSIDRNLVSNYLGFNRPLENSYQAISTSHWITLPGALLRNLMIDITRFIQDIMHKSSSEVGVLQFPNELVQISSIMPQKRNPVVLEHLRLRANMAANAFSNIENVFLNVPYQDVNENGDFVLREFLNAMDISNQVLILLSEMVEKVIVRTDRVREIAAQFGATSTELADELVRRFGISFRKAHLIVSEVVKTGLNFENFSNVIKEHLKEKPEMEINPEEFQHILSCEHFIEIRKVLGGPEKSSIISMINKLENLIIQHEQFIESFEKQIATSFENLNHDFNLLLL, encoded by the coding sequence TTCTGGATAGCTCTTTTGAAAACTGGAAAAAGATGATCGACCATTATCATCAGCTGAATAAAGCTCATCTATTGATGCTTCATAAGTGTAGAATTCTTCCAGATGACGTGGTATTCAAAATAGCCACCGGGTTGAAAAAATTGCAGAATGAAAAAGTGAAAGAATTACCTGAGAATGTTGAAGATCTGGTTTTACTCTTTGAAAAAAAGCTTGGCGATCTCATGGGCGAAGATGTGGCGGGCTTTTTGCATACAGCAAGGAGTAGAAATGATATTGATGCAACAATATTTCGAATGGCTTTGAGAAACGTTTTAATCCAGTTTGAGAAAGAATTACTTAATTTGATAAAACAATTTATCAGGAAAGCTGGGCAAAATATCGACACAGTATTTCTTCTCTACACGCATGGTCAGCCAGCTCAACCATCAAGTTTTGCCCATTATCTGCTCGCTTTTTCAGGAGAATTGACTCAAGTATCGAAAAAGCTTATTGAAACATTTGACATTGTCAACGAGTGCCCTATGGGTGCTGGAGCGATAACCACTACTGGTTTTTCCATAGATAGGAATCTTGTGAGCAATTACTTAGGTTTCAACAGGCCTCTGGAAAATTCGTATCAGGCTATATCAACCTCTCACTGGATTACTTTACCAGGTGCATTGTTGAGAAATCTAATGATTGATATTACCAGGTTCATTCAAGATATAATGCACAAATCATCGAGCGAAGTGGGCGTGTTGCAATTTCCGAATGAACTTGTTCAAATCAGCAGCATAATGCCTCAAAAAAGAAACCCGGTTGTTTTAGAACATCTTAGACTAAGGGCAAACATGGCAGCAAACGCCTTCAGCAATATTGAAAATGTCTTTCTGAATGTACCGTATCAAGACGTAAATGAAAATGGAGATTTTGTCCTTCGTGAGTTTTTGAACGCGATGGATATTTCAAACCAGGTTCTAATTTTGCTGAGTGAAATGGTTGAAAAAGTCATCGTGAGAACAGATAGAGTGAGAGAAATAGCCGCCCAGTTTGGGGCAACATCCACTGAACTCGCTGACGAACTGGTCAGGCGTTTTGGAATAAGTTTCCGTAAAGCCCACCTGATAGTCTCTGAGGTTGTCAAAACTGGTTTGAACTTCGAAAACTTCAGCAATGTAATCAAAGAACATCTAAAAGAAAAACCAGAAATGGAAATCAATCCGGAGGAATTTCAACACATTTTATCGTGCGAGCATTTTATAGAGATCAGAAAAGTATTGGGAGGACCAGAGAAAAGCAGCATTATTTCAATGATAAATAAACTGGAAAACCTTATAATTCAGCATGAACAATTTATTGAATCTTTTGAAAAACAAATCGCAACATCTTTTGAAAACCTGAATCATGATTTTAACTTGCTCTTACTGTAA